One part of the Pandoraea faecigallinarum genome encodes these proteins:
- a CDS encoding class I SAM-dependent methyltransferase has translation MSHPPRPASTPSHDSHNAVVTGQFGPQASAYLTSANHAQGADLEQLAAIARAYPGAQVLDLGCGAGHVSFFTAPHVARVVAYDLSVDMLGVVAGEAARRGLRNVDTQLGAAESLPFDDATFDLVFSRYSAHHWADVGAALREMRRVLKPGGRVVICDVASTGQPLFDTYLQAVEVLRDTSHVRDYSTGEWLTMAAGAGFSVASLTPRTLELDFATWTARMRTPAPMQVAIRALQSAMADSVREHFRIRDDGSFTLDTLTLELIAG, from the coding sequence GTGAGCCATCCCCCGCGCCCCGCGTCCACCCCCTCCCATGACTCCCACAATGCGGTCGTCACCGGCCAGTTCGGTCCGCAGGCATCCGCCTATCTGACGAGCGCCAACCACGCGCAGGGCGCCGATCTGGAGCAACTTGCCGCCATCGCGCGCGCGTATCCGGGCGCGCAGGTCCTCGATCTCGGCTGCGGCGCCGGTCATGTGAGCTTCTTCACCGCACCGCACGTGGCGCGCGTCGTCGCTTACGATCTTTCCGTCGATATGCTCGGCGTGGTGGCCGGCGAGGCCGCCAGGCGCGGGCTGAGAAACGTCGATACGCAACTTGGCGCCGCCGAATCGTTGCCGTTCGACGATGCCACGTTCGATCTCGTCTTCAGCCGTTACAGCGCCCATCATTGGGCGGACGTCGGGGCGGCGTTGCGCGAGATGCGTCGCGTGCTCAAGCCGGGCGGACGCGTCGTGATCTGCGACGTCGCATCCACCGGACAGCCGTTGTTCGACACGTATTTGCAGGCGGTGGAGGTGCTGCGCGACACGTCGCACGTGCGCGATTATTCGACGGGCGAGTGGCTCACGATGGCGGCGGGCGCGGGCTTCTCGGTGGCGTCGCTCACGCCGCGCACGCTCGAACTCGACTTCGCGACGTGGACGGCGCGCATGCGCACACCGGCGCCGATGCAGGTCGCCATCCGCGCATTGCAGAGCGCCATGGCCGACAGCGTTCGCGAGCACTTCCGGATCCGGGACGACGGCTCGTTCACACTCGACACGCTGACGCTCGAACTGATCGCCGGTTGA
- a CDS encoding carbonate dehydratase → MASIGMDVAYITRPPCRGPAYERAVWNHIGSYAVLRADEVDEHGRMEPIVIGANSNIQDGVVIHSKDGARVSIGENTSIAHRSIVHGPGVVGDNAFVGFNSVLFNCVVHDGVVARHNSVVDGWDIPPTTHIRCEADLATIPKVTVDAREFSESVSRTNVQLARAYRRIQNEF, encoded by the coding sequence GTGGCCAGCATCGGCATGGATGTCGCGTACATCACGCGACCGCCTTGTCGCGGCCCGGCGTACGAGCGAGCGGTCTGGAATCACATCGGGTCCTATGCGGTGCTGCGCGCCGACGAGGTCGATGAGCACGGCAGGATGGAGCCGATCGTGATCGGCGCAAATTCCAACATTCAGGACGGGGTCGTGATCCATTCGAAAGACGGCGCACGCGTTTCCATCGGCGAGAACACGTCCATCGCCCATCGCTCCATCGTGCATGGCCCCGGTGTCGTTGGCGACAACGCCTTCGTCGGCTTCAACTCCGTGCTGTTCAACTGCGTCGTGCACGACGGCGTGGTGGCGCGGCACAACAGCGTGGTGGACGGATGGGACATCCCCCCGACCACGCACATCAGGTGCGAGGCCGATCTCGCGACCATCCCGAAAGTCACTGTCGACGCGCGTGAGTTTTCCGAATCGGTGAGCCGCACGAACGTGCAGCTCGCGCGCGCCTATCGTCGTATTCAGAACGAGTTCTGA
- a CDS encoding NADP-dependent malic enzyme produces MDEQLKQSALAYHENPRPGKISVTPTKPLSNQIDLSLAYSPGVAYACEAIAEDPLAANRYTSRSNLVGVITNGTAVLGLGNIGPLAAKPVMEGKGCLFKKFAGIDVFDIELAEHDPDKLVEAIAMLEPTLGGINLEDIKAPECFYIEKKLRERMKIPVFHDDQHGTAIIASAAILNGLKVVGKDIAKVRLVCSGAGAAAIACLDLLVNLGLKKENILVLDSKGVIHTGRDKLDESKARYAVTTDARTLADASNGADVFLGCSTAGVLTADMVKTMGTKPLILALANPEPEIRPEVAKAARPDCIIATGRSDYPNQVNNVLCFPFIFRGALDVGATTITEEMKLATVRAIAELAQEEEQSEEVARAYEGQSLEFGPEYIIPKPFDPRLIIKIAPAVAQAAMDSGVATRPIEDMDAYREQLGTTVYRTGFIMRPVFAAARARFGSDAARIVFAEGEDERVLRAAQFVLAERIARPIIIGRPAVVEMRLQKIGSKLKPGVDFEIVNPEDDTRYQRCWQEYHNLGARHGVTPEVAKAAMRKDNTLIGAILVRLGEADGMVCGMIDTYHRHLDVIDQVLGRAAGVENYAAMNLLMLANRNLFISDTYVNEVPTSEQLAEMTVLAAKEIERFGIAPKVALLSNSNFGSVKSASAQRMARAAQLLAERAPELEVDGEMHGDAALSETIRRAAYPASRLAGEANLLVMPNVEAANITYNLLKMTGGEGVTVGPFLLGCAKPVHILTPAATVRRIINMTAVAAANVTR; encoded by the coding sequence ATGGATGAACAACTGAAGCAAAGCGCGCTCGCGTACCACGAGAATCCGCGTCCCGGCAAGATCTCGGTTACGCCGACCAAGCCGCTGTCGAACCAGATCGATCTGTCCCTGGCGTACTCCCCCGGCGTGGCCTACGCCTGCGAAGCCATCGCGGAAGATCCGCTTGCCGCGAACCGTTACACGTCGCGCAGCAACCTCGTCGGTGTGATCACCAACGGCACGGCCGTGCTGGGCCTGGGCAATATCGGCCCGCTCGCCGCAAAACCCGTCATGGAAGGCAAGGGCTGCCTGTTCAAGAAGTTCGCGGGCATCGACGTGTTCGACATCGAGCTCGCCGAGCACGATCCGGACAAGCTGGTCGAAGCCATCGCCATGCTCGAACCCACGCTGGGCGGCATCAACCTCGAAGACATCAAGGCGCCCGAGTGCTTCTACATCGAGAAGAAGCTGCGTGAGCGCATGAAGATCCCGGTCTTCCACGACGATCAGCACGGCACCGCCATCATCGCCTCGGCCGCGATCCTCAACGGCCTGAAGGTCGTCGGCAAGGACATCGCCAAGGTCAGGCTGGTGTGCTCGGGTGCAGGCGCTGCCGCCATCGCGTGTCTGGACCTGCTCGTGAATCTCGGCCTCAAGAAAGAGAACATTCTGGTTCTCGACTCGAAGGGCGTGATCCATACCGGGCGCGACAAGCTCGATGAGAGCAAGGCACGCTATGCCGTGACGACCGACGCACGCACCCTGGCCGATGCCAGCAACGGCGCCGACGTGTTCCTGGGCTGCTCGACCGCCGGCGTGCTCACCGCCGACATGGTCAAGACCATGGGCACGAAGCCGCTGATTCTCGCGCTGGCCAACCCGGAACCGGAAATCCGCCCGGAAGTCGCCAAGGCGGCGCGTCCGGACTGCATCATCGCCACGGGCCGCTCGGACTATCCGAACCAGGTCAACAACGTGCTGTGCTTCCCGTTCATCTTCCGTGGCGCGCTCGATGTCGGTGCAACCACCATCACGGAAGAGATGAAGCTCGCCACCGTGCGGGCCATCGCCGAACTGGCGCAGGAAGAAGAGCAGAGCGAAGAAGTCGCACGCGCCTATGAAGGCCAGTCGCTCGAATTCGGTCCGGAATACATCATTCCGAAGCCGTTCGATCCGCGTCTTATCATCAAGATCGCGCCGGCCGTGGCGCAGGCCGCCATGGACTCGGGCGTGGCCACGCGTCCCATCGAGGACATGGACGCCTACCGCGAACAACTCGGCACCACGGTGTATCGCACCGGCTTCATCATGCGTCCGGTGTTCGCCGCGGCGCGTGCGCGCTTCGGTAGCGACGCCGCGCGCATCGTGTTCGCCGAAGGGGAGGACGAGCGCGTGCTGCGCGCGGCACAGTTCGTGCTGGCCGAGCGCATCGCCAGGCCGATCATCATCGGTCGTCCGGCCGTGGTCGAAATGCGTCTGCAAAAGATCGGCTCGAAGCTCAAGCCCGGCGTCGATTTCGAGATCGTGAATCCGGAAGACGACACGCGTTATCAGCGCTGCTGGCAGGAGTATCACAATCTGGGCGCCCGCCACGGCGTGACGCCGGAAGTCGCCAAGGCCGCCATGCGCAAGGACAACACGCTGATCGGTGCGATCCTCGTGCGTCTGGGCGAAGCCGACGGTATGGTCTGCGGCATGATCGACACGTATCACCGCCATCTCGACGTGATCGACCAGGTGCTGGGTCGTGCCGCCGGTGTGGAAAACTACGCGGCGATGAACCTGCTGATGCTGGCCAATCGCAACCTGTTCATCAGCGACACGTACGTCAATGAAGTGCCGACCTCGGAGCAACTCGCCGAGATGACCGTGCTGGCCGCGAAGGAAATCGAGCGTTTCGGCATCGCCCCGAAGGTGGCGCTGCTCTCGAACTCGAACTTCGGCAGCGTGAAGTCGGCATCGGCACAGCGCATGGCGCGAGCCGCGCAACTGCTGGCCGAGCGTGCGCCGGAGCTGGAAGTCGACGGCGAAATGCACGGCGACGCCGCCCTGTCGGAGACGATCCGTCGCGCGGCCTACCCCGCATCGCGTCTGGCCGGCGAAGCGAACCTGCTGGTCATGCCGAACGTGGAAGCGGCCAACATCACCTACAACCTGCTCAAGATGACGGGCGGCGAGGGCGTGACGGTCGGGCCGTTCCTGCTGGGTTGCGCCAAGCCGGTTCATATCCTGACGCCGGCCGCGACCGTGCGTCGCATCATCAACATGACGGCTGTCGCGGCGGCGAACGTCACGCGTTGA
- a CDS encoding orotate phosphoribosyltransferase — translation MIGIDRQAISDITAKILLEVGAVHFNAEKPYIFTSGWASPVYTDCRKLISYPRVRRTLMDFAEAVIIQDVGCEQFDTVAGGETAGIPFAAWIADKLMLPMQYVRKKPKGFGRNAQIEGDLPEGSRVLLVEDLTTDGRSKINFCKALREAGANVNHVFVIFHYDIFPESRQVLKDIDVQLHSLATWWDVLRVAKQQNHFDTKTLDEVEKFLHAPAEWSGAHGGATSFPKD, via the coding sequence ATGATTGGCATCGACCGCCAGGCGATTTCCGACATCACCGCAAAGATCCTGCTCGAAGTGGGCGCGGTGCATTTCAACGCCGAGAAGCCGTACATCTTCACCTCGGGCTGGGCCAGCCCGGTCTACACCGACTGCCGCAAGCTCATTTCGTACCCCCGCGTGCGTCGTACGCTGATGGACTTCGCGGAAGCCGTCATCATTCAGGACGTGGGCTGCGAGCAGTTCGACACGGTCGCCGGCGGTGAAACCGCGGGTATCCCGTTCGCTGCGTGGATTGCCGACAAGCTGATGCTGCCGATGCAGTACGTGCGCAAGAAGCCGAAGGGTTTCGGCCGCAATGCGCAGATCGAAGGCGATCTGCCGGAAGGCTCGCGCGTGCTGCTCGTCGAGGATCTGACGACCGACGGCCGCAGCAAGATCAACTTCTGCAAGGCGCTGCGCGAAGCCGGTGCGAACGTGAACCACGTGTTCGTAATCTTCCACTACGACATCTTCCCGGAGAGCCGTCAGGTGCTCAAGGACATCGATGTCCAGTTGCACTCGCTCGCCACGTGGTGGGACGTGCTGCGTGTGGCCAAGCAGCAGAACCACTTCGACACGAAGACGCTGGACGAAGTCGAGAAATTCCTGCATGCACCGGCCGAATGGTCGGGCGCACACGGCGGCGCCACGTCGTTCCCGAAAGACTGA
- the panS gene encoding ketopantoate/pantoate/pantothenate transporter PanS, which produces MIARVTRLFPLWALLLSVFAFFSPGSFSGITPHVTALLTVVMFAMGVTLTFDDFKRVFTRPAPIVAGVVLHYLVMPLAAWIIARVLHMPPDLTAGMVLVGSVASGTASNVMIYLARGDVALSVTISAMSTLVGVFATPLLTRLYVDASIAVDVEGMLLSILQIVALPIGAGLLINHFFGRVVRAIEGFLPLVSMVAIVLIIGAVVGANQGNIATVGPLVMAGVILHNGLGLLGGYWGGRLLGFDESICRTLAIEVGMQNSGLAATLGKVYFTPLAALPGALFSVWHNLSGSLLAGYWRGRPTGTANDSNDSQATATRPTH; this is translated from the coding sequence ATGATCGCCCGTGTCACCCGGCTGTTCCCCCTGTGGGCTCTGCTGCTGTCCGTCTTTGCCTTTTTCTCGCCGGGCAGCTTTTCCGGCATTACGCCGCACGTCACGGCGCTGCTCACCGTGGTGATGTTTGCGATGGGCGTCACCCTGACGTTCGACGACTTCAAGCGAGTGTTCACGCGTCCCGCGCCCATCGTGGCGGGTGTGGTGCTGCACTATCTGGTCATGCCGCTGGCCGCATGGATCATTGCACGCGTGCTGCACATGCCCCCCGATCTGACTGCGGGCATGGTGCTTGTGGGCAGCGTAGCGAGCGGCACGGCGTCGAACGTCATGATCTATCTCGCCCGAGGCGACGTGGCCCTTTCGGTCACGATCAGTGCCATGTCGACACTCGTCGGCGTGTTCGCGACGCCGCTGCTCACACGCCTGTACGTCGACGCGTCGATTGCGGTGGACGTCGAAGGCATGCTGTTGTCGATTCTTCAGATCGTGGCGTTGCCGATCGGCGCCGGTCTGCTCATCAACCACTTCTTCGGTCGCGTGGTGCGTGCCATCGAGGGCTTTCTTCCGCTGGTGTCGATGGTGGCAATCGTGCTGATCATCGGTGCGGTGGTGGGCGCGAATCAGGGCAACATTGCCACGGTAGGTCCGTTGGTCATGGCCGGCGTCATCCTGCACAACGGCCTGGGCCTGCTCGGTGGATACTGGGGCGGCCGCTTGCTAGGCTTCGACGAATCGATCTGCCGCACGCTGGCCATCGAGGTCGGTATGCAGAACTCCGGTTTGGCCGCCACGCTCGGCAAGGTGTATTTCACGCCGCTGGCGGCATTGCCGGGGGCGCTCTTCTCCGTGTGGCACAACCTGTCGGGCTCGCTGCTGGCCGGTTACTGGCGCGGACGCCCGACGGGCACGGCCAACGATTCCAATGATTCGCAAGCGACGGCAACACGTCCGACACACTGA
- the crcB gene encoding fluoride efflux transporter CrcB, producing the protein MLASVVAIGAGAALGALLRWTLSVHLNAILPTLPLGTLAANLGGGYLIGIAVALFSHVPSIPVEWRLFVVTGFLGGLTTFSTFSAEVTTLLRAGQLGWASLIVVVHVGGSLLMTLLGIASATWFVQWLRPAL; encoded by the coding sequence ATGCTGGCTTCGGTCGTCGCCATCGGCGCCGGCGCGGCGCTCGGTGCGTTGCTGCGCTGGACGTTGAGCGTGCATCTCAATGCGATTCTGCCGACGCTTCCTCTCGGTACGCTCGCCGCCAATCTTGGCGGCGGCTATCTGATCGGCATCGCGGTGGCACTGTTCAGTCACGTACCGTCGATACCGGTCGAGTGGCGGCTCTTCGTCGTCACCGGTTTTCTCGGCGGCCTCACCACCTTCTCGACCTTTTCCGCCGAAGTCACCACGCTGCTGCGCGCAGGCCAGCTCGGTTGGGCCTCGCTGATCGTGGTCGTCCACGTGGGCGGTTCGCTCCTCATGACGCTGCTCGGCATTGCCAGCGCCACCTGGTTCGTGCAATGGCTGCGCCCCGCCCTCTGA
- a CDS encoding MFS transporter produces the protein MPHDPSPSLATPGASAAGAAKHDNAYANRALWASAIGYAMDGFDLLILGFILPAIAADLALSSAQSGALVTWTLIGAVVGGIVFGMLSDRYGRVRVLSWTILLFAVFTGLCSLAQGYWDLLAYRTIAGIGLGGEFGIGMALAAEACAPERRARASSFVGLGWQAGVLAAALLTPLLLPVIGWRGMFAVGLLPAVVSFVMRRTLGEPEMFVAQQQQPREHAPLKLLVKDCATTRASLGVAILCSVQNFGYYGLMIWMPSYLSKTFGYSLTKSAMWTAVTVLGMAFGIWLFGRLADRFGRRPAFIGYQIGAVVMVFVYAQLQSQFSLLIGGAVMGMFVNGMIGGYGALISELYPTAARATAQNVLFNIGRAVGGFGPLTVGALAAAFSFKIALVFLAGIYVLDILATLFLIPERRGEALQ, from the coding sequence ATGCCCCACGACCCCTCGCCTTCCCTTGCCACGCCGGGCGCCAGCGCCGCTGGCGCGGCGAAGCACGATAACGCTTACGCCAACCGCGCCCTGTGGGCTTCGGCCATCGGTTATGCCATGGACGGCTTCGACCTGCTGATCCTCGGCTTCATCCTGCCGGCCATCGCTGCCGATCTGGCGCTGTCCAGCGCGCAGTCGGGAGCGCTCGTGACCTGGACGCTCATCGGCGCGGTCGTCGGCGGCATCGTCTTCGGCATGCTTTCGGATCGCTACGGCCGAGTACGTGTGCTGTCGTGGACGATTTTGCTGTTCGCCGTTTTCACCGGCCTGTGCTCGCTGGCGCAGGGATACTGGGATCTGCTGGCTTACCGGACGATTGCCGGTATCGGTCTGGGCGGCGAATTCGGTATCGGCATGGCGCTTGCGGCGGAAGCCTGCGCGCCGGAGCGCCGCGCCCGTGCGTCGTCGTTCGTCGGGCTGGGCTGGCAGGCAGGCGTGCTCGCCGCGGCGCTGCTCACGCCGTTGCTGCTGCCGGTCATCGGCTGGCGAGGCATGTTCGCCGTGGGGCTGCTCCCGGCGGTGGTGTCGTTCGTCATGCGCCGTACGCTTGGCGAGCCGGAGATGTTCGTCGCGCAGCAGCAACAGCCGCGCGAGCACGCGCCGCTCAAGCTGCTGGTCAAGGACTGCGCGACCACGCGCGCGAGCCTGGGCGTGGCGATTCTGTGCTCGGTGCAGAACTTCGGTTACTACGGCCTGATGATCTGGATGCCCTCGTATCTGTCGAAGACCTTCGGCTATTCGCTGACCAAGTCCGCGATGTGGACGGCGGTGACGGTGCTCGGCATGGCGTTCGGCATCTGGCTGTTCGGCCGGCTGGCGGATCGTTTCGGACGTCGCCCGGCGTTCATCGGCTATCAGATCGGGGCGGTCGTGATGGTATTCGTATACGCACAGCTCCAGTCGCAGTTCTCGTTGCTGATCGGCGGCGCGGTCATGGGCATGTTCGTGAACGGCATGATCGGCGGCTACGGCGCGCTGATCTCCGAGTTGTATCCGACGGCGGCGCGTGCCACGGCGCAAAACGTGCTGTTCAACATCGGGCGCGCCGTGGGCGGGTTCGGGCCGTTGACGGTCGGTGCGCTCGCGGCAGCGTTCTCGTTCAAGATCGCGCTCGTTTTCCTCGCGGGCATTTACGTGCTCGACATTCTCGCGACGCTGTTCCTGATTCCGGAGCGTCGCGGCGAAGCGTTGCAGTAA
- a CDS encoding peptidylprolyl isomerase, with protein sequence MSLSVNGIVIDARRVADEIDQHRDAADPEAAAQRALVSRELLRQRARDLHLLADDAAASDDAVVDALFTRDVQVRRPTQEECRAYFHDHAGQFRVGDKVQASHILFALSAGVPLSRTLERAQSALDAVLAEPSSFETIARTMSDCASAHDGGSLGMLARGSAAPEFELVLFCGDRLGVLPRLVNTRYGFHVVRIERRVKGRMPPFERVADRIAALLYEQARARALRHYVALLADAAQISGANDSEGPRRIQ encoded by the coding sequence ATGTCTTTGAGTGTCAACGGTATTGTCATCGACGCGCGCCGCGTCGCCGATGAGATCGATCAACATCGGGACGCTGCCGATCCGGAAGCCGCCGCGCAACGTGCGCTCGTGAGCCGTGAGCTGTTGCGACAGCGTGCGCGCGATCTGCATCTTCTCGCCGATGACGCCGCCGCGAGCGACGACGCTGTCGTCGACGCGCTCTTCACGCGGGACGTACAGGTGCGGCGTCCCACGCAGGAGGAGTGCCGAGCTTACTTTCACGACCACGCCGGGCAGTTCCGCGTAGGCGACAAAGTGCAGGCGAGTCATATTCTGTTTGCGTTGTCGGCCGGGGTGCCGCTTTCGCGCACGCTCGAACGTGCGCAGTCGGCACTCGATGCGGTGCTCGCGGAACCGTCTTCGTTCGAGACGATTGCGCGGACGATGTCGGACTGCGCGTCGGCGCACGACGGCGGCAGCCTCGGCATGCTCGCGCGAGGCAGCGCAGCGCCCGAGTTCGAGCTGGTGCTGTTTTGCGGCGACAGACTCGGCGTGCTGCCGCGACTCGTCAACACGCGTTACGGCTTCCACGTCGTACGTATCGAGCGCCGGGTGAAAGGCCGCATGCCGCCGTTCGAGCGCGTGGCCGATCGTATCGCTGCGCTGTTATACGAGCAGGCGCGTGCGCGGGCGTTGCGCCACTACGTGGCGTTGCTGGCCGACGCCGCGCAGATCAGCGGCGCGAACGACAGCGAAGGGCCGAGGCGAATCCAGTAG
- a CDS encoding helix-turn-helix transcriptional regulator, with protein MKTTPIALPPSPSGESGPHADDARQRRALGDFLRAHRERLTPAAVGLPPMGRRRTPGLRREEVAQLCGLSSTWYTWIEQAREVSISAGALASVAGALRLSRAERAYLFDLAGKRDPERGAEPLPHHATAQVRAAVAAVAAPAYALDRCWDMLAWNSAAADIFRGWLDVPGPAGVPGPSGTKNLLRYIFLDAGARTLIQDWERRARRVVAEFRAECSAYLDDTPVRALTDALQRESPGFAALWSQQDVVEREGGRRGFHHPERGDIDFAQVTFRLSGHDDVKLVMLLA; from the coding sequence ATGAAAACTACCCCCATCGCTTTGCCACCTTCGCCGTCGGGCGAGTCGGGACCTCATGCGGACGACGCCCGTCAGCGTCGCGCCCTTGGCGACTTTCTGCGCGCGCATCGCGAGCGGCTGACACCCGCCGCCGTCGGTCTGCCCCCGATGGGGCGGCGCCGCACGCCGGGTCTGCGCCGGGAAGAGGTGGCGCAGCTGTGCGGTCTGTCGTCGACCTGGTACACATGGATCGAGCAGGCGCGGGAGGTGTCGATTTCGGCGGGCGCGCTGGCATCGGTCGCCGGTGCCTTGCGGCTCTCGCGCGCCGAACGGGCGTATCTGTTCGATCTTGCGGGCAAGCGCGATCCGGAGCGGGGCGCCGAACCGTTGCCGCATCACGCGACTGCGCAGGTGCGCGCGGCCGTTGCCGCTGTTGCGGCGCCAGCCTACGCGCTGGACCGCTGCTGGGACATGCTTGCGTGGAACAGCGCCGCGGCCGATATTTTTCGTGGCTGGCTCGATGTGCCGGGCCCGGCGGGTGTACCGGGCCCCTCGGGAACGAAGAACCTGCTGCGCTACATCTTCCTCGACGCCGGTGCGCGAACGTTGATTCAGGACTGGGAGCGGCGTGCGCGACGCGTGGTCGCCGAGTTTCGCGCCGAATGCAGCGCCTATCTCGACGACACGCCGGTGCGAGCGCTCACCGATGCCCTGCAACGCGAGAGTCCGGGGTTCGCCGCGCTCTGGTCGCAGCAGGATGTCGTCGAGCGTGAAGGCGGCCGCCGCGGTTTCCATCATCCCGAGCGCGGCGACATCGACTTTGCGCAAGTGACGTTCCGGCTGTCGGGGCACGACGATGTGAAGCTCGTAATGCTGCTCGCCTGA